A segment of the Halovivax limisalsi genome:
TTTCGCCGCCGTGGCGATGGCCGGCTTCGTGGCCCGTTTCGGCTACACCGCGACGGCCGCGTACGGCATCGGCATCAGGTTGATGTCCGTCACCTGGTCGGTCTCGGGCGCCGTCGGCCAGGCGACGGCGACCGGGGTCGGCCAGAACCTCGGCGCGAACGCGCCGGACCGGGCCCGGACCGTCGCACGGACGGCCGTGCTCGGAACGATGGGTTTCATCGCCGCCTGCGCCGCACTGGTGTTCGCGTTCCCGTACCAGGCGATGGCCATCTTCGTGGACAATTCCGACACCATCGAAGAGGGTGTACGATTCATGCGCATCGTCTCACCGTTCTGGGCACTCTTCGCGGCCGTGATGGTAATCCAGGGCGCGTTCCGCGGCGCCGGGAGTACCCGCTCGGCGATGATCCTCTCCGTCCTCTCGCGGTGGGTGTTTCGCGTCCCGGTCGCGCTCGCCCTCGCCTTTACCGCGGTGACGATCCCCTACACCGACATCACCGTCCCGACCGTCCCGGGCGTGGATCTCGGCGTCGACGGTATCTGGATCGCGTTCGCGGTCGGGATGGCCGCCTCGTTCGTGGTCGCCGTGCTCTGGCTCCGCTTTGGCAACTGGACCGAAGCCGTCATCGAAGACGAGGGCCCGACCGCAGGCGCCCCCGCCGGGGAAGCGGTCGGCGAAGACGACGACTCGCCGGAGCTCATCGACGACTGATCGGACGATTCACGGCCGACGGCTCGAAGCCGTCGACCGAGTCCCAGCCCACGGTCGTCCGGAGCCGGGGCGGAGTGGCCTGCTGACGGGACTCGATCGAGGGCTGGCGATCGCTGTCGCGGCCGGTGTTCGGGTCTCCGACCGTGGCCCGGCTCTCGCGAGTCAGTCTCCCTACAACAATCGACTGTAGTCCGCGGCGCTACAATAATCAATTTACGGACACGTTGACGGCCCTCGCGGCCGTCCGATCCGATACGATGATCGAGCCGACGGATCGCGAGCCGAACCGGGCCGTGTGGCGGTTCTACGCCTACCGGGTGAGCGTCTCGAACGGCTTCTACCTGCCCGTCAGCGTGGTTTACCTGCAGCAGGTGCGCGGATTCGCTCTCGGCGATATCGGCTTCGTCATGGGCGCCTTTTCCGTGGCGATGGTGCTCGCGGAGATTCCGACGGGGTACGTCGGCGATCGGCTCAGCAGACCGCACTGTCTCCTCCTCGGAAACACGATAATTGCGACGTTCATGGCCGCCTACACGGTCGTCGAGACGCCGCTCGCGTACGCCGCGCTCCACGCGTTCTGGGCCGTCGGCTGGGCGTTTCGTTCGGGCACGGCGGACGCGTGGCTCTACGAACTCCTCGCGAGGGCGGGCGAGGCCGACGAGTTCACTCGCGTTCGGGGGCGCGCGACGACGGTCGAGCTGGGATTCGAAGCGGTTACGGCCGCGGCCGCGGGCCTGCTCGTCACCCTCGGCTGGTCGCTCCCCTTCCTGGCCAACGCGCTCGTCGCGGTGCTCGGAATCCCGCTGTTGCTCACCGCGCCGCGCTCGCGCCAGACGGCAGCCGCGGCAACCGACTCGGACGCGATAGCCGAGCGAGCGACCGACCCGGACGCGACGGATGCGGGAGCCGACGCGCCCGCCACGGAGCCGTTCACCACTCGCGAGGCGCTCCGGTCGCTCCGGGCGCTGATCGTCCGCACCGATATCCGGTGGTTCGTCGCCTACGCGGGCCTGTTCTCGGTGCTGTACCAGGTCGTCCGGGTGTTCGAGCAACCCGGCCTCGAATCGGTCGGGATCCCGGTCGCCGGCTTTGGGCTGCTCTACGCCGCGTTCAAACTCGTCTCCGGGGCCGCGGCGGCGACCGCGGGGTGGATTCGCGATCGACTGGGCGTCCGGCTGACGTACACCCTCCTCGTCCCGATCTACGGCGTCGCGTCTGTCGCCCTTGCGATCACGCCGCTCGCGCTCGTCCCGCTCTTTTTCGCCAATCGCGGCATCAAGGCCGTCATCCGGCCGATACGGAACCAGTACCTGAACGACCGAATCGAGGACGCCGGCCGAGCGACGATCCTCTCGGGGGTGTCGATGATCCTCATGCTTTCCGGTGGCGCGGCGAAACTGCTCGTCGGTGCGCTGGCCGACGCGGTGGGACTGGTCCCCGTGCTGGCCGCCGGCGGCGTCCTCGTCGTCGCCTCGGCCGTCGGCTTGCTCTCCGTCACGTCCCCGTTCGGCGAGTCCGTCTCGGACCGGGTCGAACCGCCCGTCGATCCGGATCCGGGCGACTGATCCCCGCGGTGCCGTCGCCGACCGACCGGCCCGACGGTCGCACCGATCGGACGCAATGTCGGACCCACCGGTACGGGTGAGCCGGAGCGCGCCGCAAGGATTAGGGGTCCGTCTCACAACGCCTCACTCGTGACCCCCGACGACACGTCCGACCCGGACCCGGCTGGTTCGGACCCGTTCGCGCTCGTCGGCAACGAGATCAGGGCGGCCATCGTCCGGGAACTCGGCGGCTCCGACGTGCGCGGCGGGCCACCGGTGGCGTTCTCCGACCTCCGGGACCGAGTCGACGTCGACGTCAGGAGCAGCCAGTTCAACTACCACCTCGGCCAGCTCGTCGGTCACTTCGTCGAGCGAACCGACGCGGGCTATCGCATCCGTCCCGAAGGGCGCGTCCTCTACCAGGCGCTGTCGGCGGGCTCGTTCGATCGCCGGGTCAGCGAGTCGAGAGCGGCCGCGGGCTTCGACTGTCACTACTGCGAAGCGCCCGTCGACGCGGTCGTTCACGAGGGCGAACTTCGGATCCAGTGTCCCGACTGCGACTACCGATACGACGTCACGACCGTTCCGCCGGGGATCGACGCGGCGGCCGACCTCGACCTCGACGGGATCGCCCGCTTTACCCACCAGATCCACCTCGCGTTCGCCCGCGGCGTCTGTCCGACCTGCGGCCGCCAGCCGACCGCGACGGTGCTCGAACCCGAAGAGACGCCGTTTTCCACGGACGACCGCCGGGTCGTCTCCGCCTACCTCCGCTGTCAAAATTGCGACGACGCGCGCTACCTGTCGATCGGCGAGGCCGTCCTGGCCGACGCGACACTGCGCGCGTTCTGTCACGACCACGGCCTCGACGTCCTGACGACCCCGCTCTGGGAACTCGAGTTCGCCGCGACCGACCGCACCGTCACCGTCGAGTCCCGCGACCCGTGGCGACTCTCGCTCG
Coding sequences within it:
- a CDS encoding DUF7351 domain-containing protein, producing MTPDDTSDPDPAGSDPFALVGNEIRAAIVRELGGSDVRGGPPVAFSDLRDRVDVDVRSSQFNYHLGQLVGHFVERTDAGYRIRPEGRVLYQALSAGSFDRRVSESRAAAGFDCHYCEAPVDAVVHEGELRIQCPDCDYRYDVTTVPPGIDAAADLDLDGIARFTHQIHLAFARGVCPTCGRQPTATVLEPEETPFSTDDRRVVSAYLRCQNCDDARYLSIGEAVLADATLRAFCHDHGLDVLTTPLWELEFAATDRTVTVESRDPWRLSLVVALDDERLKLVVDGDLTVLDRNRERIEDA
- a CDS encoding MFS transporter, which encodes MIEPTDREPNRAVWRFYAYRVSVSNGFYLPVSVVYLQQVRGFALGDIGFVMGAFSVAMVLAEIPTGYVGDRLSRPHCLLLGNTIIATFMAAYTVVETPLAYAALHAFWAVGWAFRSGTADAWLYELLARAGEADEFTRVRGRATTVELGFEAVTAAAAGLLVTLGWSLPFLANALVAVLGIPLLLTAPRSRQTAAAATDSDAIAERATDPDATDAGADAPATEPFTTREALRSLRALIVRTDIRWFVAYAGLFSVLYQVVRVFEQPGLESVGIPVAGFGLLYAAFKLVSGAAAATAGWIRDRLGVRLTYTLLVPIYGVASVALAITPLALVPLFFANRGIKAVIRPIRNQYLNDRIEDAGRATILSGVSMILMLSGGAAKLLVGALADAVGLVPVLAAGGVLVVASAVGLLSVTSPFGESVSDRVEPPVDPDPGD